The Thaumasiovibrio subtropicus genome window below encodes:
- a CDS encoding serine hydrolase domain-containing protein, whose amino-acid sequence MPFQTGFAMSRLSVLFRTLTIFSLCCALAGCNTTQQTDVTSKDWQPNVATDWPVDTADRVGFDPAQLDTLVQDIANNRYGNTHAVLIAHKGKLVFERYFSGSDQRWGRDIGQRYFDLNSLHDVRSISKSVTSLLVGQAFQDEITQHGVDHFVATPLNTFLPWIQFDNDKLDITLEHTLTMTTGLQWYEMTEPYTSGKNDEIRLYRQRDPAQFVVSRPVVYFPGRMWYYSGGTTQVLASIISEKTGKTIDEYAEEVLFGPLGITNYEWLGSNTWKPNNPAAASGLRLTARDLTKLGQLFLDDGQWLGQQVIDPEWLAASSQRTVSHVGDWSDNGMWGYGYQWWIGDTDLAQTPQKQRIIAGVGNGNQRLYILPDHELVVTIYAGDYNAFSQHSQDILFKILAAKSSPE is encoded by the coding sequence ATGCCTTTCCAAACCGGCTTTGCTATGTCTCGTCTCTCGGTATTATTTCGCACCCTGACGATATTCAGTCTTTGCTGCGCACTTGCCGGCTGCAATACCACTCAGCAAACCGACGTCACATCAAAAGACTGGCAGCCTAACGTTGCCACAGACTGGCCCGTTGATACCGCAGATAGAGTCGGCTTTGACCCTGCTCAGCTCGACACCTTAGTCCAAGATATCGCTAATAACCGCTATGGGAACACCCATGCTGTATTGATTGCACACAAGGGCAAACTGGTTTTTGAGCGCTATTTTTCTGGCTCAGATCAACGCTGGGGGCGTGATATAGGCCAACGCTACTTTGACTTAAATAGCCTTCACGATGTGCGATCCATTTCCAAGAGTGTAACCAGTTTACTGGTTGGACAGGCATTCCAAGATGAGATAACTCAACATGGTGTTGATCACTTTGTTGCGACACCGCTTAACACTTTTTTGCCTTGGATCCAGTTTGACAACGATAAACTCGATATTACGTTAGAGCACACCTTAACCATGACTACAGGCTTGCAATGGTATGAGATGACAGAGCCTTATACCAGCGGCAAAAACGATGAAATTCGCCTTTATCGCCAACGTGACCCAGCCCAATTTGTCGTCTCTCGCCCGGTCGTCTATTTTCCCGGTAGAATGTGGTATTACAGCGGTGGCACCACACAAGTTTTAGCCAGCATCATCTCAGAAAAAACCGGAAAAACGATCGATGAGTACGCAGAAGAAGTCCTTTTTGGTCCCTTAGGTATCACGAACTATGAATGGCTTGGGAGCAACACATGGAAACCAAACAATCCCGCGGCGGCATCAGGATTACGTCTCACGGCGCGCGACTTAACCAAGTTGGGTCAACTGTTTCTCGATGATGGTCAATGGTTAGGACAACAGGTTATTGATCCAGAATGGTTGGCTGCATCGAGTCAACGCACCGTTTCTCATGTCGGCGATTGGAGCGACAATGGTATGTGGGGTTACGGCTACCAATGGTGGATTGGCGATACCGACTTAGCGCAAACACCGCAAAAACAGCGCATTATTGCTGGCGTAGGCAATGGCAATCAACGCCTCTATATTCTTCCCGATCATGAACTTGTAGTCACTATCTATGCGGGTGACTACAACGCTTTTTCTCAACATAGCCAAGATATCCTTTTTAAGATCTTAGCCGCCAAATCTTCACCAGAATAA
- a CDS encoding OsmC family protein: MANHGATIRWQRKASEPFSDNQYSRGHTWEFDGGVSIPASSSPHVVPLPFSVEENVDPEEAFIASLSSCHMLVFLSIAAKRKYVIDSYVDEAIGVLEANQEGKEWISRVTLRPQILFSGDMQPTREQLEKMHHLAHEHCFIANSVKTEVVTEIID, from the coding sequence ATGGCAAACCATGGTGCAACAATTCGTTGGCAACGCAAGGCATCTGAACCGTTCAGCGATAATCAATATAGTCGAGGCCATACATGGGAGTTTGATGGTGGCGTCAGCATACCGGCCTCCTCATCGCCGCATGTTGTCCCACTGCCTTTCTCTGTAGAAGAAAATGTCGACCCAGAAGAGGCCTTTATTGCGTCTCTCTCTAGCTGCCACATGCTTGTTTTTCTCTCTATCGCAGCGAAAAGAAAGTATGTCATCGATAGCTATGTCGATGAGGCTATCGGGGTGCTGGAAGCGAACCAGGAGGGAAAAGAGTGGATATCAAGGGTAACACTTCGCCCCCAGATTCTCTTTAGTGGCGACATGCAACCAACCCGAGAGCAACTTGAAAAAATGCATCATCTGGCCCACGAACACTGCTTTATTGCCAACTCGGTCAAAACCGAGGTGGTCACTGAGATCATCGACTAG